A single window of Myxococcales bacterium DNA harbors:
- a CDS encoding GAF domain-containing protein: MNPVSTSRFRRLTGLSAVAVAAVTILTTASHLTPEDGLVIPIKVALLGGSAIVQTASLEALNHGVSVGDNAISVDGVPMLRVLTNRTRFVRPGETNSYVLARDDGSQYAVDLLPALSHFSRHPLDLVLDIALLGVSIIYLIVGGLVWRSKWDRGEAWAFILFCAAISAELAAWVRVDIVPYGATRMLANTPFLGATAFHLFTTYPVEPPWIVRHRRIRFVPYFGAGVLSMLVLASPWIASTSAVIVADLAFVYGFGLCLVSLIVLASQRASARLAGVGDRVDMVLIGGIAAFLPAAVIVSAEYFLHATFPPYLALLWVVFLPAAIGISMLRRQRLEIGLLAKSSAAYGAATLSITGLFALMITFADQAAQGLGMTMQSAQVVFLFLAILAFNPLRERLQRLVDGLFDRDRSRYRAAVREISEAMVSMLSLPEIGDRILAAATDTMGVERAMVLLFDEEQRVLRPSVWRGDWDEEDRTGLEIPAEHPIWRHLWMRREELCRADFDEEPDPEKRELCRDVFDSLEVELLVPVLFGVDLLGVIAVGRKLSGEPLAADDRQLLRTLANQSAIAMENAKAFDEIAKLNETLEARVDARTEELQEIQVQLMQSEKLSSLGQLVAGVAHELNNPIGFVHANLQLLDEFIEKLSRAQASGADTEKIREAISKLLSRSREGTHRVKEIVQNLRAFSRMDQAELQDADLHEELDRTLGLMEPRFKDGVTVIRDYGDLPRVRCYPGQLNQVFLNLLMNACDAMNCQGSVAITTRRTANGVRLEFRDDGPGVPPALLNKLFDPFFTTKEVGKGTGLGLSLSHGIIERHGGKISVTSEHGKGVTFAIDLPLDASPKGELKVDSSSAAAS; the protein is encoded by the coding sequence ATGAATCCGGTCTCTACATCGAGATTTCGACGCCTGACTGGCCTTTCGGCCGTTGCCGTCGCCGCGGTCACGATTCTGACTACCGCGAGCCACCTCACTCCCGAGGACGGTCTCGTCATCCCGATCAAGGTCGCGTTGCTCGGCGGCTCGGCCATTGTGCAAACCGCTTCTCTCGAGGCGCTGAATCATGGCGTGAGCGTCGGCGACAATGCCATTTCGGTCGACGGCGTTCCGATGCTGCGCGTCTTGACCAACCGCACGAGATTCGTTCGTCCCGGTGAGACCAACAGCTATGTTCTGGCTCGCGACGACGGAAGCCAATACGCAGTCGATCTGCTTCCCGCCCTCAGTCACTTTTCGCGACATCCTCTCGATCTGGTGCTCGACATCGCCCTGCTTGGGGTGAGCATCATCTACCTGATCGTCGGCGGACTGGTGTGGCGCAGCAAGTGGGACCGCGGGGAGGCCTGGGCGTTCATCCTCTTCTGTGCCGCGATATCGGCGGAACTCGCAGCCTGGGTCCGGGTGGACATCGTCCCGTACGGCGCCACTCGAATGCTCGCCAACACTCCATTCCTCGGGGCGACGGCGTTCCACCTTTTTACCACCTACCCGGTGGAGCCCCCTTGGATCGTGCGACACCGGCGGATTCGTTTTGTGCCCTACTTCGGGGCCGGTGTGCTCTCCATGCTCGTGCTCGCCAGCCCTTGGATCGCCTCCACGTCCGCTGTGATCGTGGCGGATCTCGCCTTTGTCTATGGCTTCGGGCTGTGCCTGGTGTCGCTGATCGTGCTCGCCAGTCAACGCGCGAGTGCACGTCTCGCCGGGGTCGGGGATCGCGTGGACATGGTGCTGATCGGCGGCATCGCCGCCTTCCTGCCGGCGGCCGTGATCGTGTCTGCTGAGTACTTCTTGCATGCGACGTTTCCGCCCTATCTCGCTCTGCTCTGGGTTGTCTTTCTGCCGGCGGCGATCGGCATCAGCATGTTGCGCCGGCAGCGGCTGGAGATTGGCTTGCTCGCCAAGTCGTCTGCGGCCTACGGCGCTGCGACCCTTTCGATTACCGGCTTGTTCGCCCTGATGATCACCTTCGCCGATCAGGCCGCCCAAGGCCTGGGGATGACCATGCAGTCGGCCCAGGTGGTGTTTCTCTTTCTCGCGATCCTGGCCTTCAACCCTCTGCGAGAACGTCTTCAGCGCCTGGTTGACGGCCTGTTCGATCGCGACCGCTCGCGCTATCGCGCGGCGGTGCGGGAGATTTCCGAAGCCATGGTGTCGATGTTGTCGCTGCCGGAGATCGGCGACCGAATTCTCGCTGCGGCCACGGACACCATGGGGGTCGAGCGCGCAATGGTGTTGTTGTTCGACGAAGAACAGCGCGTGCTCCGGCCCTCGGTCTGGCGCGGTGATTGGGACGAAGAAGACAGGACGGGTCTCGAGATCCCGGCTGAACATCCGATCTGGCGACATCTGTGGATGCGCCGAGAAGAACTGTGTCGCGCAGACTTCGACGAGGAGCCGGACCCCGAAAAGCGAGAGTTGTGTCGCGATGTTTTCGATTCTCTGGAAGTCGAACTGCTGGTTCCGGTTCTGTTCGGCGTAGATCTGCTCGGTGTGATTGCGGTGGGGAGAAAACTATCGGGTGAGCCCCTGGCGGCCGACGATCGCCAGTTGCTCCGCACCCTGGCGAATCAAAGTGCCATCGCGATGGAGAACGCCAAGGCGTTCGACGAAATCGCCAAACTCAACGAAACCCTCGAAGCTCGGGTCGACGCGCGCACGGAAGAGTTGCAAGAGATCCAGGTTCAGCTGATGCAGAGCGAGAAACTGAGTTCGTTGGGGCAGTTGGTCGCGGGCGTCGCACACGAACTCAACAATCCCATCGGTTTCGTCCACGCAAACTTGCAGCTGTTGGACGAATTCATCGAGAAGCTGAGCCGCGCCCAGGCGAGTGGCGCCGATACCGAGAAAATCCGAGAAGCGATCAGCAAGCTTCTTTCCCGCAGTCGCGAAGGAACCCACCGCGTCAAAGAGATCGTCCAAAATCTGCGCGCGTTCTCGCGCATGGATCAGGCCGAGCTTCAGGACGCGGATCTCCACGAAGAGCTCGATCGAACCCTCGGTTTGATGGAGCCCCGCTTCAAGGATGGCGTCACCGTGATTCGCGACTACGGCGACTTGCCCCGGGTGCGCTGCTACCCGGGACAGCTCAACCAGGTATTCTTGAATTTGCTGATGAACGCGTGCGATGCGATGAACTGCCAGGGCTCGGTTGCGATCACCACCCGACGCACCGCCAACGGCGTTCGACTCGAATTCCGCGACGACGGCCCCGGGGTACCGCCTGCGCTGCTCAATAAATTGTTCGATCCGTTCTTCACGACCAAGGAGGTGGGGAAGGGGACGGGACTGGGGCTCTCGCTCTCCCACGGGATCATCGAACGCCACGGTGGCAAGATCAGCGTCACTTCGGAGCATGGCAAGGGGGTGACATTTGCGATCGATTTGCCCCTCGACGCGAGTCCCAAGGGCGAACTAAAAGTCGACTCGTCAAGCGCCGCGGCGAGTTGA
- a CDS encoding phosphoadenylyl-sulfate reductase — MEAQGPQEILTWAIKNFHPRLALSASFGGPEGMVLLDMMHKLDNTSRVFMLDTGRLHPATYDLVDRVRDRYDKRVEVVFPQSQDIEAMVADKGHNLFYESLENRKLCCRLRKVEPLRRYLGDFDAYVSGLRRDQNANRAGTRKVEFDEAAGGIVKLNPLADWTADEVWQYVEENQVPVNRLHAQNYPSVGCEPCTRAVKLGEDPRAGRWWWENDDTRECGIHVGEEEGGSGI; from the coding sequence ATGGAAGCCCAGGGTCCCCAAGAAATCCTTACTTGGGCGATCAAGAATTTTCATCCCAGGTTGGCGCTCTCAGCCAGCTTCGGTGGGCCCGAGGGCATGGTGTTGCTCGACATGATGCACAAGCTCGACAACACGTCGCGGGTCTTCATGTTGGACACCGGGCGCCTGCACCCCGCGACCTACGACCTGGTCGACCGCGTGCGCGATCGCTACGACAAGCGAGTCGAGGTGGTGTTTCCCCAAAGCCAGGACATCGAAGCGATGGTCGCGGATAAGGGACACAACCTTTTCTACGAATCTCTGGAGAATCGCAAGCTCTGCTGTCGGTTGCGCAAGGTCGAGCCGTTGCGGCGCTATCTCGGGGACTTCGACGCATACGTCTCGGGCCTGCGAAGGGACCAGAACGCCAACCGCGCGGGTACGCGCAAAGTCGAGTTCGACGAAGCTGCTGGGGGCATCGTCAAACTCAATCCCCTGGCCGATTGGACCGCCGACGAGGTGTGGCAGTACGTCGAGGAAAACCAAGTCCCCGTCAATCGCTTGCACGCACAGAACTACCCCTCGGTGGGCTGTGAGCCCTGTACCCGGGCGGTCAAGTTGGGCGAAGATCCGCGCGCCGGCCGCTGGTGGTGGGAAAATGACGACACGCGCGAGTGCGGGATCCACGTCGGCGAGGAAGAGGGCGGCTCCGGCATCTAG
- a CDS encoding MTH1187 family thiamine-binding protein, translating into MAIVAVSISPVGNGVSVSRFVAAALAVVNAQERIRFRLDPMFTTLEGDLNEIYLLIGDMQEAVFAAGAERVSTVIKIDDRRDRAVSMEEKVETVAGLLK; encoded by the coding sequence ATGGCGATCGTTGCTGTTTCAATTTCACCGGTCGGAAATGGTGTGAGCGTGTCGCGCTTCGTCGCGGCGGCGCTGGCTGTGGTGAACGCCCAGGAGCGCATTCGCTTTCGCCTCGATCCGATGTTCACCACCCTTGAGGGCGATCTGAACGAGATCTACTTGCTGATCGGCGATATGCAGGAAGCGGTCTTTGCCGCTGGAGCTGAACGAGTTTCGACCGTGATCAAGATCGACGACCGCCGGGATCGCGCGGTTTCGATGGAGGAGAAGGTTGAAACCGTCGCAGGGCTTCTCAAGTAA